Proteins encoded together in one Syntrophobacterales bacterium window:
- a CDS encoding methylmalonyl-CoA mutase family protein, with amino-acid sequence MGSYFSDDTVNKSQELTKKWEDEVAHSVVQSPDQKSRWSTVSDLEIKQLYTPEDIKDADFARDIGAPGEFPYLRGNQPTGYRGRYWTFRMFSGMGSAADTNARWHMLLREGQTGLSTAFDFPTLMGYDTDSPNARGECGRCGVAIDTLDDFLTLVDKIPLDKVTTSMTINPPASVLWAMYCAAADKKGVPLSKIGGTIQNDMLKEFIAQKTFMCPPEPSVRIISDTVEFGTKYVPKWNTISISGYHIREAGSTAVQELAFTLRDGIEYVEDAIRRKGMDVDSFAPRLSFFFNSHIDFFEEICKMRAARRIWAHVMKERFHAKNPRSWWLRFHTQTAGCSLTAQQPYNNVVRTAIEALAGVLGGTQSLHTNSLDEVLALPSEHSVQIALRTQQIIAEETGVANTIDPLAGSYFIESLTNKMEEEAWKYITKIDEMGGMIAAIDKGFPQLEIADAAYRFQKQIDHNEKVMVGVNKYVTSEEQPIPILQIDEKVEQEQLKRLADIKRRRDSRAVSTDLNDLKNACTTGKNVMPYCIKAVKDMATLQEICDVYREAFGEYRDPGLF; translated from the coding sequence ATGGGGTCATATTTTTCAGACGATACGGTCAATAAATCGCAGGAATTGACCAAAAAATGGGAAGACGAAGTAGCGCACAGCGTCGTGCAGAGCCCCGATCAGAAATCGCGCTGGTCAACCGTCTCCGATCTGGAAATCAAGCAACTCTATACGCCGGAAGACATCAAGGATGCCGACTTCGCCCGCGACATCGGCGCGCCGGGGGAATTTCCCTACCTGCGCGGCAACCAGCCGACCGGCTACCGGGGACGCTACTGGACTTTCCGTATGTTCTCCGGAATGGGCAGCGCCGCCGACACCAACGCCCGCTGGCACATGCTGCTTCGCGAAGGTCAGACGGGGCTCAGCACGGCCTTTGACTTCCCGACGCTGATGGGCTACGACACTGATTCCCCTAACGCCCGCGGCGAGTGCGGCCGGTGCGGCGTGGCGATAGACACCCTCGACGACTTTCTGACTCTGGTGGACAAAATCCCGTTAGACAAGGTGACCACCTCGATGACCATCAACCCCCCCGCCTCGGTGCTTTGGGCGATGTACTGCGCCGCCGCAGACAAAAAAGGGGTACCGCTCTCCAAAATCGGGGGAACGATTCAGAACGACATGCTCAAGGAATTTATCGCCCAGAAGACCTTCATGTGCCCTCCGGAACCCTCGGTCCGGATCATCAGCGACACAGTGGAATTCGGCACGAAATACGTCCCGAAGTGGAACACGATCAGCATCAGCGGCTACCACATCCGGGAAGCGGGCTCCACCGCCGTCCAGGAACTGGCCTTTACGCTCCGCGACGGCATCGAGTACGTCGAAGACGCCATTCGCCGCAAGGGTATGGATGTTGATTCATTTGCCCCCCGCCTCTCCTTTTTCTTCAACTCGCACATCGATTTTTTCGAGGAGATCTGCAAGATGCGGGCAGCGAGAAGAATCTGGGCCCATGTAATGAAGGAACGTTTCCACGCCAAAAACCCGCGCTCCTGGTGGCTGCGCTTCCACACGCAGACGGCGGGGTGTTCGCTCACCGCCCAACAGCCGTACAACAACGTCGTCCGCACGGCGATCGAAGCCCTGGCCGGGGTGCTGGGCGGAACGCAGTCGCTGCACACCAATTCCCTCGACGAGGTGCTGGCCCTCCCCTCCGAACACTCCGTTCAAATCGCGCTGCGCACCCAGCAGATTATCGCCGAGGAAACCGGCGTCGCCAACACAATCGACCCGCTCGCCGGCTCCTACTTCATCGAGTCGCTGACCAACAAGATGGAGGAAGAGGCATGGAAATACATAACCAAGATTGACGAGATGGGCGGCATGATCGCGGCCATTGACAAGGGATTCCCGCAGTTGGAGATCGCCGACGCCGCTTATCGTTTCCAGAAGCAGATCGACCATAACGAAAAGGTCATGGTCGGCGTGAACAAGTATGTTACCTCCGAAGAGCAGCCCATCCCGATCCTACAGATCGACGAAAAGGTTGAGCAAGAACAGCTCAAGCGCCTGGCCGACATCAAGCGGAGACGCGACTCGCGGGCCGTCAGCACCGATCTGAACGATCTGAAAAATGCCTGCACAACCGGGAAAAACGTCATGCCCTACTGCATTAAGGCCGTCAAGGATATGGCTACGCTTCAGGAGATATGCGATGTTTACCGCGAGGCATTCGGCGAATACCGCGACCCCGGCCTATTTTGA
- a CDS encoding amidohydrolase family protein codes for MSAAGEVAVMQNSEAKEVMQTALGRQTADLVVVNARVANVYTGEILDDYSVAVKGKWIAYVGREPRENIGAKTVVIDAAGMTVIPGFIESHTHLVQIYGSAEFLRYAIKGGTTTIITETMEVFPIGGCEAVVDFLESFRDQPVKVYGTMPAMGSISSAASGISVEDIQKLLLRDDILGLGETYWQLLLQNPDQFLLIFAETLRRGKTLEGHSAGAGGRKLMAYAAAGISSCHEPITAEEVQERLRLGIYVMVREGSIRRELETVARIKEMNVDLRRLILVTDSVEPNDLIEKGYMEYVVQKAIDVGFKPMDALRMATLNAAEHFSLDQILGGIAPGKYADMAIIPDMQTIRPEYVIANGKIVARQGEVLVAPREHVYAEASRHSVHLPAEFQPDDFSIRAEEAAASVNVRVMDLITELVTKELKMDMLVSDGLIQADPGRDIIKVAAIDRACNPGRNVANVKRLFVGLIRGLKMRAGAFATSTAWDTADIVVVGAGDADMALAVNRIRALQGGMAVCKDGEVLAEFALPLWGLVSDQPMEILAKKLAEIDAAVSSLGVRLAKPFLTLGTLTTASIPYLRICEEGLVNLREGKTVGL; via the coding sequence GTGAGCGCAGCGGGGGAAGTGGCTGTAATGCAAAACAGCGAGGCCAAAGAAGTGATGCAGACGGCGCTGGGACGTCAGACGGCCGATCTCGTGGTTGTCAACGCCAGGGTGGCGAATGTCTATACAGGCGAAATTCTTGATGATTATTCCGTGGCAGTGAAAGGCAAGTGGATTGCTTATGTCGGGCGGGAGCCTCGGGAAAACATCGGCGCGAAAACCGTTGTTATTGACGCGGCGGGTATGACCGTCATCCCCGGTTTCATCGAGAGTCATACCCATTTGGTGCAGATTTATGGCAGTGCGGAGTTTTTACGCTATGCAATAAAGGGGGGGACAACCACGATCATCACCGAAACGATGGAAGTTTTTCCCATCGGCGGGTGCGAGGCCGTGGTGGATTTTCTGGAATCGTTTCGCGACCAGCCGGTGAAGGTCTATGGGACAATGCCGGCGATGGGTTCCATCAGCAGCGCCGCCAGCGGAATATCGGTTGAGGACATCCAGAAGCTGCTGCTCAGGGACGATATTCTTGGTTTGGGAGAGACCTACTGGCAGTTGCTGCTGCAGAACCCCGATCAGTTCCTCCTTATCTTTGCAGAGACCCTGCGGCGGGGGAAGACGCTGGAAGGTCATTCCGCCGGGGCCGGCGGTCGGAAACTGATGGCCTACGCGGCGGCCGGGATTTCCTCCTGCCACGAGCCGATAACGGCCGAAGAGGTGCAAGAAAGGCTGAGATTGGGGATTTACGTGATGGTCAGGGAGGGAAGCATCCGGCGCGAGCTGGAAACCGTCGCGCGGATAAAGGAGATGAATGTTGATCTGCGCAGGTTGATTCTTGTGACCGACAGCGTTGAGCCCAACGATCTGATAGAGAAGGGCTATATGGAATATGTAGTTCAGAAGGCGATCGATGTCGGGTTTAAGCCGATGGATGCCCTGCGGATGGCGACGCTGAATGCAGCCGAACATTTTTCTCTCGATCAAATTCTGGGAGGAATAGCGCCCGGCAAGTACGCCGACATGGCGATTATCCCTGATATGCAAACCATCAGACCCGAGTATGTAATTGCCAATGGCAAGATAGTGGCGAGGCAAGGCGAGGTTCTTGTTGCTCCCCGCGAGCACGTTTACGCGGAGGCGAGTCGCCACAGCGTTCATCTGCCCGCCGAGTTCCAGCCGGATGATTTTTCCATCCGGGCAGAGGAGGCCGCTGCCAGTGTGAATGTCCGGGTGATGGATCTGATAACGGAGCTGGTAACGAAGGAACTAAAGATGGATATGCTCGTTAGCGACGGCCTGATCCAGGCCGATCCGGGGCGCGATATTATAAAGGTTGCCGCCATTGACCGGGCCTGTAACCCCGGCCGTAACGTAGCGAACGTCAAGCGCCTTTTTGTCGGTCTTATTCGTGGCCTTAAGATGCGGGCCGGCGCCTTCGCGACATCAACGGCGTGGGATACAGCGGACATCGTTGTCGTCGGCGCCGGCGATGCCGATATGGCGCTTGCCGTAAACAGGATACGCGCGCTGCAGGGAGGAATGGCCGTTTGTAAAGACGGGGAAGTCCTCGCCGAATTTGCCCTTCCCCTCTGGGGCCTGGTTTCCGATCAACCGATGGAGATCCTTGCCAAAAAGCTCGCTGAGATAGACGCCGCCGTCTCAAGCCTTGGCGTTCGTCTTGCCAAACCGTTCTTGACGCTGGGCACCCTGACCACGGCTTCAATTCCCTACCTCCGCATCTGCGAAGAGGGGCTGGTAAATCTCCGGGAAGGGAAAACGGTGGGGTTATAA
- a CDS encoding MBL fold metallo-hydrolase: protein MELSVIASGSNGNCYLLEESGASVLIDAGIGLHETAQRLAALGKDIRQVNGIVLSHAHSDHYQGIGPLARNLDIPVYADQEVYNSCRERLGKVEIHHFQGCFRINGMEITPVETSHDVASFGFVVGGLGIFTDTGRVTGGMKEAMGKLKVVVLESNYDEEMLFHGPYPAHLKVRIASDRGHLSNDDASDFISRYGTHLSLVLLAHLSEKNNTAARAKEAFESLNEGRRYVVCSRLRQTGTYRINEED from the coding sequence ATGGAATTATCGGTAATCGCCTCGGGAAGTAACGGAAATTGCTATCTTCTGGAAGAAAGCGGCGCCTCGGTGCTGATCGATGCCGGCATAGGCCTCCATGAGACAGCCCAAAGGCTGGCCGCGCTCGGCAAGGATATCCGGCAGGTAAACGGCATAGTCCTTTCCCACGCCCACTCGGATCATTATCAGGGGATAGGTCCCCTCGCCCGAAATCTGGATATCCCCGTCTATGCCGACCAAGAGGTCTATAATTCCTGCCGGGAGCGGCTCGGAAAAGTGGAAATTCATCACTTTCAAGGATGTTTTCGAATCAACGGAATGGAGATAACCCCGGTGGAAACATCCCATGACGTTGCCTCGTTCGGTTTTGTCGTAGGCGGCCTGGGAATCTTCACCGATACGGGACGCGTCACCGGAGGGATGAAAGAGGCAATGGGCAAGCTGAAGGTTGTCGTTCTGGAATCCAATTACGACGAGGAGATGCTTTTTCACGGCCCCTACCCCGCACATCTGAAGGTCAGGATTGCCTCCGACCGCGGCCATCTAAGCAACGACGATGCGAGTGATTTTATCAGCCGCTACGGAACCCACCTTTCTCTGGTGCTGCTGGCGCATCTCTCCGAAAAAAACAACACCGCCGCCAGGGCGAAGGAGGCTTTCGAAAGTCTTAACGAGGGACGCAGATACGTTGTCTGCTCCCGCCTCCGGCAAACAGGAACATACCGAATTAACGAAGAAGATTGA
- a CDS encoding cobalamin B12-binding domain-containing protein, whose amino-acid sequence MAERRIRIMVAKPGLDGHDRGARILARAFRDAGYEVIYTGCHQTPEQIAAAAVQEDVDLVGLSCLSGAHGYLFPRVVELLKEKGAEDITVIGGGIIPDQDFQKLYDAGIKAIFTPGATLDSILDWIKNNLKPRE is encoded by the coding sequence ATGGCAGAAAGAAGAATACGCATTATGGTTGCCAAACCCGGCCTCGACGGCCATGACCGGGGGGCGAGGATTCTCGCCCGCGCCTTTCGGGACGCCGGCTACGAGGTAATCTATACGGGCTGCCACCAGACACCGGAACAGATCGCAGCGGCGGCGGTTCAGGAGGATGTTGACCTCGTCGGCCTGAGCTGTCTGTCCGGTGCCCACGGCTACCTCTTCCCCCGCGTAGTTGAGCTGCTGAAGGAAAAGGGAGCGGAGGACATCACCGTGATCGGCGGCGGCATCATCCCCGATCAGGATTTTCAGAAGCTCTATGACGCCGGCATCAAGGCGATCTTCACCCCGGGCGCCACCCTTGATTCGATTCTTGACTGGATAAAAAATAACCTTAAACCGAGGGAATAG
- the meaB gene encoding methylmalonyl Co-A mutase-associated GTPase MeaB codes for MTKNIEEAEQLKKIKAGDVRTASRLIRNIEDELPEARTALKRIFLDTGRAHVIGITGSPGAGKSTLVDAMITSFRKMGKTVGVLAVDPTSPFTGGAILGDRIRMQRHAEDPGVFVRSLATRGALGGLSKAVGDAVHVLDVMGKDLILIETVGTGQQEVEIINHSHTVIVVLVPGMGDEIQAIKAGIMEIADIFVINKADRDGANQLANELGSMLNMAPAFPGGWRPPVVKIGSCFEPQSFTPSIEELTGAIADHYRRLEETGLLGDRMKRKAMVEIGEALRDAILTPILRELTKSGEMNLIVERLLKRESDPYSIAEEAALRYLK; via the coding sequence ATGACAAAAAACATCGAAGAAGCGGAACAGCTTAAAAAAATCAAGGCCGGCGACGTTCGCACCGCGTCCCGCCTGATCAGAAATATTGAAGACGAACTTCCCGAGGCGAGAACGGCGCTGAAACGGATATTCCTCGACACCGGCCGGGCCCATGTCATCGGGATAACCGGTTCCCCCGGCGCCGGGAAGAGCACCCTCGTTGACGCGATGATCACCTCGTTCCGGAAAATGGGGAAAACGGTCGGCGTCCTGGCCGTTGATCCGACCTCCCCCTTCACCGGCGGCGCAATCCTCGGCGACCGCATCCGGATGCAGCGCCATGCGGAGGATCCGGGCGTTTTTGTCCGGAGCCTCGCCACGCGCGGCGCCCTGGGCGGGCTTTCGAAGGCGGTGGGCGACGCGGTGCATGTGCTCGACGTGATGGGCAAGGATCTTATCCTGATCGAAACCGTCGGGACCGGCCAGCAGGAGGTGGAGATAATCAACCACTCCCATACGGTTATCGTCGTCCTCGTCCCCGGCATGGGGGATGAAATACAGGCGATCAAGGCGGGAATCATGGAAATCGCCGACATCTTCGTGATCAACAAGGCAGATCGGGACGGCGCCAACCAACTGGCCAACGAGCTGGGTTCGATGCTGAACATGGCCCCCGCCTTTCCCGGCGGCTGGCGGCCCCCGGTCGTCAAGATCGGGAGCTGCTTTGAGCCGCAGTCCTTCACGCCCAGCATCGAGGAGCTGACAGGCGCGATCGCCGATCACTATCGGCGTCTCGAAGAAACCGGTCTCCTGGGCGACCGGATGAAGCGCAAGGCGATGGTGGAAATCGGCGAAGCGCTCCGCGACGCGATCCTGACGCCGATTCTCCGGGAGCTGACGAAAAGCGGGGAGATGAACCTGATCGTGGAGCGTCTTCTGAAGAGGGAATCCGACCCCTACTCGATCGCCGAAGAGGCGGCGCTGCGGTATCTTAAATAA
- the cobO gene encoding cob(I)yrinic acid a,c-diamide adenosyltransferase, with protein sequence METAADPRQAAIAKYRRGIIQVYTGNGKGKTTAAFGQALRAVGQGLKVCIIQFMKGRKYGEYIAAERLFPDVTVYLSGLDSFVMRDNPAPLDIELAQKGFELARETVAAEKYDMVILDEINVALDFKLVSLQEVTALLKNKPAALDLVLTGRYAPPEIIALADTVSEMREIKHHYNAGVKDRVGIEY encoded by the coding sequence GTGGAAACAGCGGCCGACCCGAGACAAGCGGCAATTGCAAAATACCGCCGGGGGATCATTCAGGTATATACCGGAAACGGCAAGGGAAAAACGACCGCCGCGTTCGGTCAGGCGCTGCGGGCCGTGGGCCAGGGGCTGAAAGTCTGCATCATCCAGTTCATGAAGGGGCGCAAATACGGTGAATACATAGCCGCTGAGCGCCTCTTTCCCGATGTGACCGTATATCTTTCCGGCCTGGACAGTTTTGTCATGCGCGACAACCCCGCCCCCCTTGACATCGAGCTCGCCCAAAAGGGCTTTGAGCTCGCCCGGGAGACGGTCGCTGCGGAAAAATACGACATGGTCATCCTCGACGAAATCAATGTAGCGCTTGACTTCAAACTTGTCTCTCTGCAAGAGGTCACAGCCTTGCTCAAGAACAAACCGGCCGCGCTCGATCTCGTTCTGACCGGCCGCTACGCCCCGCCGGAAATCATCGCCCTCGCCGACACGGTAAGCGAAATGCGGGAAATCAAACACCATTATAACGCCGGCGTCAAAGACCGGGTAGGAATAGAATACTAA